Proteins encoded together in one Variovorax paradoxus EPS window:
- the dnaE gene encoding DNA polymerase III subunit alpha, with translation MFVHLRLHTEFSVVDGTNRIDEVIKAAAADKQPALAITDLNNLFGAVKFYKQGRGKGVKPVIGAEIFIEGLGKEPGVLTRLVLLVQNMEGYLSLSELLARAWTQNVGRGQSQAACKLEWLEELSGGLIALSGAQAGPLGVPLLQGQGERAAELALKLAGMFPHRFYIELQRAGRPEDEPHVIAAVKLAARLKLPVVATHPVQFAERQDYEAHEARVCISEGEILGNPRRVRKFTEEQYFKSTAEMQALFADVPSALANTVEIAKRCNLTLVLGKPQLPDFPTPFVSEGVRMPIDDFFRQESFEGLEVRLAHLYPDAAKRDAERPRYVERLEFEINTILNMGFPGYFLIVGDFIKWAKENGCPVGPGRGSGAGSLVAYALKITDLDPLEYKLLFERFLNPERVSMPDFDIDFCQGNRDRVIDYVKDKYGRNAVSQIATFGTMAARAAIRDVGRVLDMSYMFCDGISKLIPNKPGMSVTLQYPPEKKIEGDKNNYAIEMEPQLAQRIEKEEEVRMLVELAQKLEGMTRNIGMHAGGVLIAPGKLTDFCPLYQQPGSDSAVSQYDKDDVEAIGLVKFDFLGLATLTILEIAKDFIVARHKGQENFAFENIPLKDAATYRLFSEGKTEAVFQFESRGMQGMLKDARPTRLEDLIALNALYRPGPMDLIPSFVARKHGREEVEYPHPAVAEMLSETYGIMVYQEQVMQTAQILGGYSLGGADLLRRAMGKKKLEEMAEHREKFRAGALATHGIPQDKADEIFDLMEKFAGYGFNKSHAAAYSLLAYHTGWLKVHYTAEFFCANMTVEMDDTDKLKLLFEDAQKNFGITFEPPDVNRGNYRFEPVTDKVIRYGLGAVKGTGQLAVEAVVRAREEGGPFKSLFDFCVRIDRQRINKRTVEALIKAGAFDAIQQNRAALIASVDRAFEFASATAANAAQVDIFGDAEHGSATAEPDLVDATPWGVKERLTLEKTAIGFYLSGHLFDEVSHEVRRFCKREIGDLLDSRDQQVIAGIVSDFRVINGQRGRLAIFKLDDKSESIDATADEALINANRNTLKDDELVIVSGRLQPARGGFEARFQVQQVWDLATARCRFGKFLRVAVNGKAPDIARLVKDFPPRTEQTEVGDLVQGLPVRLSMARGGAQVELQLGERAKFFPTDAALASWTAQAEAGKALIVYE, from the coding sequence ATGTTTGTTCACCTGCGCCTGCACACCGAATTTTCCGTCGTCGACGGCACCAACCGGATCGACGAAGTCATCAAGGCCGCCGCTGCCGACAAGCAGCCCGCATTGGCCATCACCGACCTGAACAACCTGTTCGGGGCGGTCAAGTTCTACAAGCAGGGGCGGGGCAAGGGCGTCAAGCCCGTCATCGGCGCTGAAATCTTCATCGAGGGGCTGGGCAAGGAGCCCGGCGTTCTCACCCGCCTCGTGCTGCTGGTGCAGAACATGGAGGGCTACCTGAGCCTGTCCGAACTGCTGGCACGCGCCTGGACGCAGAACGTGGGCCGCGGCCAGTCGCAGGCGGCCTGCAAGCTCGAATGGCTCGAAGAGCTTTCGGGTGGGCTGATCGCGCTGTCCGGCGCGCAGGCGGGGCCGTTGGGCGTGCCGCTGCTGCAGGGCCAGGGCGAGCGCGCGGCCGAGCTGGCGCTGAAGCTGGCGGGCATGTTCCCGCACCGCTTCTACATCGAACTGCAGCGCGCGGGCCGTCCCGAAGACGAGCCGCATGTCATCGCCGCCGTGAAGCTCGCGGCCCGGCTGAAGCTGCCGGTGGTCGCCACGCACCCGGTGCAGTTCGCTGAACGGCAGGACTACGAAGCGCACGAGGCGCGCGTCTGCATTTCCGAAGGCGAAATCCTCGGCAACCCGCGCCGCGTGCGCAAGTTCACCGAAGAGCAGTACTTCAAGTCGACCGCCGAGATGCAGGCGCTGTTCGCCGACGTGCCGAGTGCGCTGGCCAACACGGTGGAAATCGCCAAGCGCTGCAACCTGACGCTGGTGCTCGGCAAGCCGCAACTGCCCGACTTCCCCACGCCCTTCGTCAGCGAAGGCGTGCGCATGCCGATCGACGACTTCTTCCGGCAAGAGTCGTTCGAAGGGCTGGAGGTGCGCCTCGCGCATCTCTACCCCGACGCAGCCAAGCGCGATGCCGAGCGGCCGCGCTATGTGGAGCGCCTGGAGTTCGAGATCAACACGATCCTGAACATGGGCTTCCCCGGCTACTTCCTGATCGTGGGCGACTTCATCAAGTGGGCCAAGGAAAACGGCTGCCCCGTGGGCCCGGGCCGGGGCTCGGGTGCGGGCTCGCTCGTGGCCTATGCGCTGAAGATCACCGACCTCGACCCGCTCGAATACAAGCTGCTGTTCGAACGTTTCCTGAACCCCGAACGCGTCTCGATGCCCGACTTCGACATCGACTTCTGCCAGGGCAACCGCGACCGCGTGATCGACTACGTGAAGGACAAGTACGGCCGCAATGCCGTGAGCCAGATCGCCACCTTCGGCACGATGGCCGCGCGCGCCGCCATCCGCGACGTGGGCCGCGTGCTGGACATGAGCTACATGTTCTGCGACGGCATCAGCAAGCTGATTCCGAACAAGCCGGGCATGTCTGTCACGCTGCAGTACCCGCCCGAGAAAAAGATCGAGGGCGACAAGAACAACTACGCCATCGAGATGGAGCCGCAGCTCGCGCAGCGCATCGAGAAGGAAGAAGAAGTGCGCATGCTGGTGGAGCTCGCGCAGAAGCTCGAAGGCATGACCCGCAACATCGGCATGCACGCCGGCGGCGTGCTCATTGCGCCGGGCAAGCTCACCGATTTCTGCCCGCTCTACCAGCAGCCGGGCAGCGACTCGGCCGTGAGCCAGTACGACAAGGACGACGTCGAAGCCATCGGCCTCGTGAAGTTCGACTTCTTGGGCCTGGCCACGCTCACCATCCTGGAGATCGCCAAGGACTTCATCGTCGCGCGCCACAAGGGCCAGGAGAACTTCGCGTTCGAGAACATTCCGCTGAAGGACGCGGCCACCTACCGGCTCTTCTCCGAAGGCAAGACGGAAGCGGTGTTCCAGTTCGAATCGCGCGGCATGCAGGGCATGCTGAAGGACGCGCGGCCCACGCGCCTGGAAGACCTGATCGCGCTGAACGCGCTGTACCGTCCGGGTCCGATGGACCTGATTCCCAGCTTCGTGGCGCGCAAGCACGGCCGCGAAGAGGTCGAGTACCCGCATCCGGCCGTGGCCGAGATGCTCTCGGAGACCTACGGGATCATGGTCTACCAGGAGCAGGTGATGCAGACCGCGCAGATCCTGGGCGGCTACTCGCTCGGCGGCGCCGACTTGCTGCGCCGCGCGATGGGCAAGAAGAAGCTCGAGGAGATGGCCGAGCACCGCGAGAAATTCCGCGCGGGCGCCCTCGCCACGCACGGCATCCCGCAGGACAAGGCCGACGAAATCTTCGACTTGATGGAGAAGTTCGCGGGCTACGGCTTCAACAAGTCCCACGCCGCCGCGTACTCGCTGCTCGCGTATCACACGGGCTGGCTCAAGGTCCACTACACGGCCGAATTCTTCTGCGCCAACATGACCGTGGAAATGGACGACACGGACAAGCTCAAGCTCCTGTTCGAAGACGCCCAGAAGAACTTCGGCATCACCTTCGAGCCGCCGGACGTGAACCGCGGCAACTACCGCTTCGAGCCGGTCACCGACAAGGTGATCCGCTACGGCCTCGGCGCCGTCAAGGGCACGGGCCAGCTCGCGGTCGAGGCGGTGGTGCGGGCGCGCGAAGAGGGCGGGCCGTTCAAGAGCCTGTTCGATTTCTGCGTGCGCATCGACCGCCAGCGCATCAACAAGCGCACGGTCGAGGCGCTCATCAAGGCTGGCGCGTTCGATGCGATCCAGCAGAACCGCGCAGCGTTGATCGCCTCGGTGGACCGCGCCTTCGAATTCGCCAGCGCGACGGCCGCCAATGCCGCGCAGGTCGACATCTTCGGGGATGCGGAGCACGGCTCGGCCACGGCCGAACCTGATCTGGTCGATGCCACACCGTGGGGCGTGAAGGAGCGGCTGACGCTCGAAAAAACCGCCATTGGCTTCTACCTCTCGGGCCACCTGTTCGACGAGGTCTCGCACGAGGTGCGGCGCTTCTGCAAGCGCGAGATTGGCGACCTGCTCGACAGCCGCGACCAGCAGGTCATCGCGGGCATCGTGAGCGACTTCCGCGTGATCAACGGCCAGCGCGGGCGGCTCGCGATCTTCAAGCTCGACGACAAGTCGGAGTCCATCGACGCGACGGCCGACGAGGCGCTCATCAACGCCAACCGCAACACGCTGAAGGACGACGAGCTCGTCATCGTGAGCGGCCGGCTGCAACCCGCGCGCGGCGGTTTCGAGGCGCGCTTCCAGGTGCAGCAGGTGTGGGACCTCGCCACGGCGCGCTGCCGCTTCGGCAAGTTCCTGCGCGTGGCGGTGAACGGCAAGGCGCCGGACATCGCGCGGCTGGTGAAGGACTTTCCGCCGCGCACCGAGCAGACGGAAGTCGGTGACCTGGTGCAGGGCCTGCCGGTGCGCCTGTCGATGGCGCGCGGCGGCGCACAGGTCGAATTGCAGCTGGGCGAGCGCGCCAAGTTCTTCCCGACCGATGCCGCGCTCGCGAGCTGGACGGCGCAGGCGGAGGCGGGCAAGGCGCTGATCGTCTACGAGTGA
- a CDS encoding flavodoxin family protein, translated as MANIVVVFHSGYGHTQRIAQAVAESAGAQLLAIDADGNLPEGGWETLAAADAIVFGSPTYMGGVSWQFKKFADASSKVWYTQGWKDKLFAGFTNSATMNGDKVTTMAYLWTLAMQHSGIWVSMGILPTNNKAATRESMNYVGGYGGLLTQSPSDASPAEMFKGDFDTARAFGERIAAVARSRG; from the coding sequence ATGGCAAACATCGTTGTCGTCTTCCATTCCGGCTACGGCCACACCCAACGGATCGCGCAAGCCGTGGCCGAATCGGCCGGCGCGCAATTGCTCGCCATCGACGCCGACGGCAACCTGCCCGAAGGCGGCTGGGAAACGTTGGCCGCCGCCGACGCCATCGTCTTCGGCTCGCCGACCTACATGGGCGGCGTGAGCTGGCAGTTCAAGAAATTCGCCGATGCGTCGTCGAAGGTCTGGTACACGCAGGGCTGGAAAGACAAGCTCTTCGCCGGCTTCACCAACAGCGCCACCATGAACGGCGACAAGGTCACGACCATGGCGTACCTGTGGACGCTCGCGATGCAGCACAGCGGCATCTGGGTCAGCATGGGCATCCTGCCGACCAACAACAAGGCCGCCACGCGCGAGTCGATGAACTACGTGGGCGGCTACGGCGGCCTGCTGACGCAATCGCCATCGGACGCGAGCCCGGCGGAGATGTTCAAGGGCGACTTCGACACCGCCCGCGCATTCGGCGAGCGCATTGCGGCAGTGGCAAGATCGCGCGGATAA
- a CDS encoding tripartite tricarboxylate transporter permease gives MIGQSLHDLWFGFGVAFQGSNLLWSFFGVLVGNLIGVLPGMGALQAISILLPLTYAMHPVPAILMLAGIFYGSQYGGAIGAILMNMPSHPPHAVTCLDGYPMTKQGKGGVALGVTMIASFFAASVGIIVMIFASPLLVQIAFKFGPTEIFSIMLLGLLAGSTMSRGSPLKGVAMTIFGLLCGVVGTDVNSGSFRFAFGLPELSDGLELVAISMGLFGVADFLLNVNRMKAIGDTGTLKLSDMRPSKEELKRAFPAMIRGTIVGTVFGAMPGTGPTITTFIAYALERKVSKTPDKFGTGMIEGVAGPEASAHSKTQVDFIPTMSLGIPGDAVMALILGALLIQGIQPGPQLITEHPDIFWGLIASFWIGNVILVILNVPMIGVWVKLLKVPYKYLFPAAMFFIATGVYSTQNSLFQIWEVLVFGIVGAVLMTLEFSVAPILLGFVLGPMVEENFRRALLLSRGDMSVFVTRPISGTFIGLCVLLLAGVGFSAWRGRAGRKAVIELPKAPDGAPPAEAISLGGK, from the coding sequence ATGATCGGTCAATCGCTCCACGATCTCTGGTTCGGCTTCGGTGTCGCGTTCCAGGGCTCCAATCTCCTGTGGTCGTTCTTCGGCGTGCTGGTGGGCAACCTCATCGGCGTGCTGCCGGGCATGGGCGCGCTGCAGGCCATCTCGATCCTGCTGCCGCTCACCTACGCGATGCACCCGGTGCCCGCGATCCTGATGCTGGCGGGCATCTTCTACGGCTCGCAGTACGGCGGCGCCATCGGCGCCATTTTGATGAACATGCCCTCGCACCCGCCGCACGCGGTGACCTGTCTCGACGGGTATCCGATGACCAAGCAGGGCAAGGGCGGCGTCGCGCTCGGGGTGACGATGATCGCCTCGTTCTTCGCGGCATCGGTCGGCATCATCGTGATGATCTTCGCCTCGCCGCTCCTGGTGCAGATCGCGTTCAAGTTCGGCCCGACCGAGATCTTCTCGATCATGCTGCTGGGCCTGCTCGCAGGCTCGACCATGTCGCGCGGCTCGCCACTCAAGGGCGTGGCGATGACGATCTTCGGTCTCCTGTGCGGCGTGGTCGGCACCGACGTGAACAGCGGCAGCTTCCGCTTTGCCTTCGGCCTGCCCGAGCTGAGCGATGGCCTCGAACTGGTGGCCATCTCGATGGGCCTCTTCGGCGTGGCCGACTTCCTGCTCAACGTGAACCGCATGAAGGCCATCGGCGACACCGGCACGCTCAAGCTGAGCGACATGCGCCCGAGCAAGGAAGAATTGAAGCGCGCCTTCCCCGCGATGATCCGCGGCACCATCGTCGGCACCGTGTTCGGCGCCATGCCCGGCACCGGCCCGACCATCACCACCTTCATCGCCTACGCGCTGGAGCGCAAGGTGTCGAAGACGCCCGACAAGTTCGGCACCGGCATGATCGAAGGCGTGGCCGGCCCCGAGGCCTCGGCGCACTCGAAGACGCAGGTCGACTTCATCCCGACGATGAGCCTGGGCATTCCAGGCGACGCGGTGATGGCGTTGATCCTCGGCGCGCTGCTGATCCAGGGCATCCAGCCCGGCCCGCAGCTCATCACCGAGCATCCGGACATCTTCTGGGGCCTGATCGCCTCCTTCTGGATCGGCAACGTGATCCTGGTGATCCTGAACGTGCCGATGATCGGCGTGTGGGTCAAGCTCCTGAAGGTGCCCTACAAGTACCTGTTCCCTGCCGCGATGTTCTTCATTGCGACGGGCGTGTACAGCACGCAGAACAGCCTCTTCCAGATCTGGGAAGTGCTGGTCTTCGGCATCGTCGGCGCCGTGCTGATGACGCTGGAGTTCTCGGTCGCGCCGATCTTGCTGGGCTTCGTGCTCGGGCCGATGGTGGAAGAGAACTTCCGCCGCGCGCTGCTGCTCTCGCGCGGCGACATGTCGGTGTTCGTGACGCGGCCGATCAGCGGCACCTTCATCGGGCTGTGCGTGCTGCTGCTGGCCGGTGTGGGCTTCTCGGCATGGCGCGGTCGCGCGGGGCGCAAGGCAGTGATCGAACTGCCGAAGGCGCCCGATGGCGCACCGCCTGCCGAGGCCATCTCGCTCGGCGGCAAGTAA
- a CDS encoding response regulator: protein MRILLVEDELDMASWLIRALTQSGFVADHAPDARTAEAFMAGTEYDAIVLDLRLPDKHGLSVLADMRDADDRTPVLILTAQGALQDRVRGLNLGADDFLTKPFELVELEARLAALVRRSRGKQHPRLQCASLSYDSESHAFTLRGTLLSLTPREQAALTALLMRSGAPVGKSQLFAKVFTNDSTAGPDAIEVVLHRLRRKLADSDVRIVTVRGLGYMLEGIADGPAGSAPPTAV from the coding sequence ATGCGCATCCTCCTGGTGGAAGACGAACTGGACATGGCCTCGTGGCTCATCCGGGCGTTGACCCAGAGCGGCTTCGTGGCAGACCACGCACCCGATGCGCGCACCGCCGAAGCCTTCATGGCCGGCACCGAATACGATGCCATCGTGCTGGATCTGCGCCTGCCCGACAAGCACGGCCTGAGCGTGCTGGCCGACATGCGCGATGCCGACGACCGCACGCCCGTGCTCATCCTCACCGCGCAGGGCGCGCTGCAGGACCGGGTGCGCGGCCTGAACCTCGGCGCCGACGATTTCCTCACCAAGCCCTTCGAGCTGGTCGAGCTCGAGGCGCGCCTCGCGGCGCTGGTGCGGCGCAGCCGCGGCAAGCAGCATCCACGACTGCAGTGCGCCTCGCTCTCGTACGACAGCGAGAGCCACGCCTTCACGCTGCGCGGCACGCTGCTGTCGCTCACGCCGCGGGAGCAGGCCGCGCTCACCGCGCTCCTGATGCGCAGCGGCGCGCCGGTCGGCAAGTCGCAGCTCTTCGCCAAGGTGTTCACCAACGACAGCACCGCCGGCCCCGACGCCATCGAGGTGGTGCTGCACCGCCTGCGCCGCAAGCTCGCGGACAGCGACGTGCGGATCGTCACCGTGCGCGGGCTGGGCTACATGCTCGAGGGCATTGCCGATGGACCCGCAGGCTCCGCCCCGCCCACCGCGGTCTGA
- a CDS encoding YgiW/YdeI family stress tolerance OB fold protein — translation MTQIETKTTKSTQTLKTAALALGMSLAMSTAFAQYAGPSTVPTMTVKQLLDTGKDDQHATLRGFIVSHDGGEHYTFADDSGRMKVEIDAKHFPAGVKIDDKVRVEITGEFDKDLVGNKAELDVKRLSLVR, via the coding sequence ATGACCCAGATTGAGACCAAGACCACGAAGAGCACCCAGACCCTGAAGACCGCCGCGCTCGCGCTCGGCATGTCGCTGGCGATGTCCACCGCCTTCGCCCAGTACGCCGGCCCGAGCACCGTGCCGACGATGACGGTCAAGCAACTGCTGGACACCGGCAAGGACGACCAGCACGCCACGCTGCGCGGCTTCATCGTCTCGCACGATGGCGGCGAGCACTACACCTTCGCCGACGACAGCGGCCGCATGAAGGTGGAGATCGATGCCAAGCATTTCCCGGCCGGCGTGAAGATCGACGACAAGGTGCGCGTCGAGATCACGGGCGAGTTCGACAAGGACCTCGTCGGCAACAAGGCCGAGCTGGACGTCAAGCGGCTGAGCCTGGTGCGCTGA
- a CDS encoding pirin family protein has product MTDTNAQTQLPQLLQPHDKDLGGGFNVRRLLPAAQRRSVGPFVFFDHFGPATEKPGTEHDVRPHPHIGLATVTYLFEGAMMHRDSLGSVQEILPGAINWMTSGRGIVHSERKPERLKADTYVNHGLQLWAALPQAHEEVEPSFEHTAASAIPEVVEQGAQVRVLVGEAFGQRSPVKTLVQTVYLDIALPAGGRFELPALAPELAIYAVDADARVNGEAIPTHTMAVLPDGQGAVLTSDVAVRLMVIGGAPLDGPRYITWNFVSSRRERILEAGADWAAQRMGHVPGETEFIPLPGKPFGVREPDTGTTPV; this is encoded by the coding sequence ATGACCGATACCAACGCCCAGACTCAGTTGCCCCAACTGCTTCAACCGCACGACAAGGACCTGGGCGGTGGCTTCAACGTGAGGCGCCTCCTGCCCGCCGCGCAGCGCCGCTCGGTCGGGCCCTTCGTGTTCTTCGACCATTTCGGACCGGCCACCGAGAAGCCCGGCACCGAGCACGACGTGCGGCCGCATCCGCACATCGGCCTCGCGACGGTCACCTATCTTTTCGAGGGCGCGATGATGCATCGCGACAGCCTCGGCAGCGTGCAGGAAATCCTGCCCGGCGCAATCAACTGGATGACCTCGGGGCGCGGCATCGTGCACTCCGAACGCAAGCCCGAGCGCCTGAAGGCCGACACCTACGTGAACCACGGGCTGCAGCTCTGGGCCGCGTTGCCCCAAGCGCATGAAGAGGTCGAGCCGAGCTTCGAGCACACGGCGGCCAGCGCCATCCCCGAAGTGGTGGAGCAGGGCGCCCAAGTGCGCGTGCTGGTGGGCGAGGCCTTCGGCCAACGCTCGCCGGTGAAGACATTGGTGCAGACGGTCTACCTCGACATCGCTTTGCCTGCGGGTGGCCGCTTCGAGTTGCCTGCGCTGGCGCCCGAGCTGGCCATCTACGCCGTCGATGCCGACGCGCGCGTCAACGGCGAGGCGATCCCCACGCACACGATGGCGGTGCTGCCCGATGGGCAGGGCGCGGTGCTGACGTCCGATGTTGCCGTGCGACTGATGGTGATCGGCGGCGCGCCGCTCGACGGTCCGCGCTACATCACCTGGAATTTCGTTTCGAGCCGGCGCGAGCGCATTCTCGAAGCGGGTGCTGATTGGGCTGCGCAGCGCATGGGCCACGTGCCCGGCGAGACCGAATTCATTCCGCTGCCGGGCAAGCCCTTTGGTGTGCGCGAGCCGGATACGGGCACTACGCCTGTTTGA
- a CDS encoding sulfurtransferase: protein MQEILNIAAYKFVAIHDSPELREDLRARTQALGLMGTILLAPEGINLFLAGTADAIHTFLADLRADARFADLETKESWSETQPFRRMLVKLKREIIRMDHPAIQPAAGRAPGVDALTLKRWLDQGHDDEGREIALLDTRNDFEVDEGTFDGAIDWRITKFTEFPPALKAHRADFEGKTVVSFCTGGIRCEKAAILMREEGVEHVLQLEGGILKYFEEVGGAHYHGDCFVFDGRRALAPDLSARAADASARASEDIDLGRGLKK from the coding sequence GTGCAAGAGATCCTGAACATCGCGGCCTACAAATTCGTGGCCATCCACGACAGCCCCGAGCTGCGTGAAGACCTGCGCGCCCGCACCCAGGCGCTGGGCCTCATGGGCACCATCCTGCTGGCGCCCGAAGGTATCAACCTGTTTCTGGCGGGCACTGCCGACGCCATCCACACCTTCCTTGCCGACCTGCGCGCCGATGCCCGCTTCGCCGACCTGGAGACCAAGGAAAGCTGGTCCGAAACGCAGCCATTCCGGCGCATGCTGGTGAAGCTCAAGCGCGAGATCATCCGCATGGACCATCCCGCCATCCAGCCGGCCGCCGGCCGCGCGCCCGGCGTCGACGCCCTCACCCTCAAGCGCTGGCTCGACCAGGGCCACGACGACGAAGGCCGCGAGATCGCATTGCTCGACACGCGCAACGACTTCGAAGTCGACGAAGGCACCTTCGACGGCGCAATCGACTGGCGCATCACCAAGTTCACCGAATTCCCGCCCGCGCTCAAAGCGCATCGCGCCGATTTCGAAGGCAAGACCGTGGTGAGTTTCTGCACCGGCGGCATCCGCTGCGAGAAGGCCGCGATCCTGATGCGCGAAGAAGGTGTGGAGCACGTGCTGCAGCTCGAAGGCGGCATCCTCAAATACTTCGAGGAAGTCGGCGGCGCGCACTACCACGGCGATTGCTTCGTGTTCGACGGCCGGCGCGCATTGGCGCCCGACCTGAGCGCACGCGCGGCCGATGCCAGCGCGCGTGCGTCGGAAGACATCGACCTGGGCCGCGGCCTGAAGAAATAA
- a CDS encoding tripartite tricarboxylate transporter TctB family protein encodes MHPHGEDPASHALRPAPKFKKDYYGGALLVVIGLAAVYAGVGYRVGELAHMGPGFFPVALGGLLALTGLLIALSARGDKPSSGEEAASHGHPGGMPDLRGGICIIVGILSFLLLGEYGGLLPATFAIVFISALGDRDNTLTEALLLALAMCFIAVVVFWWALKLQLPLFQWGG; translated from the coding sequence ATGCACCCGCACGGTGAAGATCCGGCCTCGCACGCGCTTCGGCCCGCCCCCAAATTCAAGAAGGATTACTATGGCGGCGCGTTGCTCGTGGTCATCGGCCTCGCGGCCGTCTATGCCGGTGTCGGTTACCGCGTCGGCGAGCTGGCGCACATGGGACCGGGCTTCTTCCCGGTGGCGCTCGGCGGCCTGCTCGCGCTGACCGGCCTGCTCATTGCCCTGTCCGCGCGCGGCGACAAGCCCTCGAGCGGCGAAGAGGCCGCTTCGCACGGCCATCCGGGCGGCATGCCCGACCTGCGCGGCGGCATCTGCATCATCGTGGGCATCCTGTCGTTCCTGCTGCTGGGCGAATACGGCGGCCTGCTGCCGGCGACCTTCGCCATCGTGTTCATCTCGGCGCTCGGCGATCGCGACAACACGCTGACCGAGGCGCTGCTGCTGGCGCTCGCGATGTGCTTCATCGCGGTGGTGGTGTTCTGGTGGGCGCTGAAGCTGCAGCTGCCGTTGTTCCAGTGGGGAGGCTGA
- a CDS encoding sensor histidine kinase — MDPQAPPRPPRSEPQRFGIRARLLALLLPGIVALLALDSWNDYRTLTDSLVVAYDQSLLEPVQALANGIVVASDGSVRVQEAFSVQAMFESTHLRYKYLHVGVQRIPKGGTLDPNAPEETLMGVPGLPRPAQTPADGTPVFYDAVHEQHPVRVAALRQTVYDNTRSGAAAYSVLIQAAEGTGPRLQAQNDSLRQELLRDARMVLVMAVLVWLGVAWTLRPLERLRRSLRERPRDDLKPLDASGVPQEVVPLVDAVNHHIADHRRMVAEQSQFLADASHQLRTPLSILSIQAGYAVRETDPARMRESLHAIVAQLARTRRLSEQLLALAHATTEEEVAGAEPAVVDLSDIARAVVLQYLPLAREHDQDLGWVDARGEPEGEDEPPPLPVKANGAELHEVLANLVHNAIKYTPRGGNITVTVRREASHALAEVCDSGPGIAPERRNSVFERFHRDPSTDAATKGAGLGLTIARSYARRNGGEIELDSADMPESANGGGLRAILKLPLAAGSS; from the coding sequence ATGGACCCGCAGGCTCCGCCCCGCCCACCGCGGTCTGAACCGCAGCGCTTCGGCATCCGCGCGCGCCTGCTCGCGCTGCTGCTGCCAGGCATCGTCGCGCTGCTGGCGCTGGACAGCTGGAACGACTACCGCACGCTCACCGATTCGCTGGTGGTCGCCTACGACCAGAGCCTGCTCGAACCGGTGCAGGCGCTGGCCAACGGCATCGTGGTCGCGAGCGACGGCAGCGTGCGGGTGCAGGAGGCCTTCTCGGTGCAGGCGATGTTCGAGTCCACGCACCTGCGCTACAAGTACCTGCATGTCGGCGTGCAGCGCATTCCCAAGGGCGGGACGCTCGACCCCAATGCGCCCGAAGAAACGCTCATGGGCGTGCCCGGCCTGCCCCGCCCCGCACAGACGCCGGCCGACGGCACGCCGGTGTTCTACGACGCGGTGCACGAGCAGCACCCGGTGCGCGTGGCCGCACTGCGCCAGACGGTCTACGACAACACCCGATCGGGGGCCGCCGCGTACAGCGTGCTGATCCAGGCCGCCGAAGGCACTGGTCCGCGCCTGCAGGCCCAGAACGATTCGCTCAGGCAGGAACTGCTGCGCGACGCGCGCATGGTGCTGGTGATGGCCGTGCTGGTGTGGCTCGGCGTGGCCTGGACGCTGCGGCCGCTGGAGCGCCTTCGCCGGTCCCTGCGCGAACGCCCGCGCGACGACCTGAAGCCGCTCGACGCGAGCGGCGTGCCCCAGGAGGTGGTGCCGCTTGTGGACGCGGTCAACCACCACATCGCGGACCACCGGCGCATGGTGGCGGAGCAGTCGCAGTTTCTGGCCGATGCCTCGCACCAGCTGCGCACGCCGCTGAGCATCCTGTCGATCCAGGCCGGCTACGCGGTGCGCGAGACCGATCCGGCGCGCATGCGCGAATCGCTGCACGCGATCGTCGCGCAACTCGCGCGCACGCGGCGCCTGAGCGAGCAACTGCTGGCACTCGCGCATGCAACGACCGAAGAGGAGGTCGCAGGCGCCGAGCCCGCGGTGGTCGACCTCAGCGACATCGCGCGCGCCGTGGTGCTGCAGTACCTGCCGCTCGCACGCGAGCACGACCAGGACCTGGGCTGGGTCGATGCGCGCGGCGAACCGGAAGGCGAAGACGAACCGCCGCCCTTGCCCGTGAAGGCCAACGGCGCCGAGTTGCACGAGGTGCTCGCGAACCTTGTGCACAACGCCATCAAGTACACGCCGCGTGGCGGCAACATCACGGTGACCGTGCGGCGCGAGGCCTCGCATGCGCTGGCCGAGGTGTGCGACAGCGGCCCGGGCATCGCGCCCGAGCGGCGCAACAGCGTGTTCGAGCGCTTCCATCGCGACCCGTCCACCGACGCTGCCACAAAGGGCGCGGGCCTCGGTCTCACCATCGCGCGCAGCTATGCGCGGCGCAACGGCGGCGAGATCGAACTCGACAGTGCCGACATGCCTGAGAGCGCCAACGGCGGCGGCCTCCGCGCGATCCTGAAGCTGCCGCTCGCGGCCGGTTCCTCCTAG